A single region of the Lycium barbarum isolate Lr01 chromosome 2, ASM1917538v2, whole genome shotgun sequence genome encodes:
- the LOC132626464 gene encoding adrenodoxin-like protein 1, mitochondrial, which yields MSFDAGACEASLACSTCHVIVMDVEYYNKLDDPTDDENDMLDLAFGLCDTSRLGCQEIAKPELDGIRLALPGATRNFAVDGYKPKPH from the exons ATGAGCTTTGATGCAGGAGCATGTGAAGCTTCACTTGCTTGTTCCACATGTCACGTGATTGTTATG GATGTGGAGTATTACAACAAGCTAGATGATCCAACAGATGATGAAAATGATATGTTGGATCTTGCTTTTGGTCTCTGCGACAC GTCACGTCTAGGTTGTCAGGAAATTGCAAAACCTGAACTTGATGGAATTCGGTTAGCTCTCCCTGGTGCCACAAGAAACTTTGCTGTTGATGGCTATAAACCGAAACCACATTAG